Proteins from one Nitrososphaerales archaeon genomic window:
- a CDS encoding Glu/Leu/Phe/Val dehydrogenase: MSHLETSAFDNALEQLRIAAEYLKLEDGIHQMLAHPKREVTVSLPVRMDGGETKVFTGYRVQYSDARGPSKGGIRYHPNVSLDEVKALAAWMTWKCSIADIPFGGAKGGIICDPKHMSQGEIERMTRRYTAAIADFIGPYRDIPAPDVYTNAQIMAWIVDTYSALKGYMVPEVVTGKPVAIGGSLGRDTATGRGAVFCTVEAAKVKKMDLKRSTFAVEGYGNAGANYADILQGYGAKMVAASDSRGGVMSKAGIDAKKLLQFKEKNGSVVGMPGTQQISDRELLQFDVDILCPAALENTITPDVAKGIKAKMIAECANGPTTPEADKVFEKNGVFLIPDVLANSGGVIVSYLEWVQNLDRVRWTEEEVNTKLEAKITGAFRDVHATANKHSTTMRTGALVVGVGRVADAIRTLGIWP; the protein is encoded by the coding sequence ATGAGTCACTTGGAGACTAGCGCGTTCGATAATGCTCTCGAGCAGCTTAGGATTGCTGCCGAGTATCTGAAGCTTGAAGACGGAATCCATCAGATGCTCGCGCACCCGAAGCGCGAGGTCACCGTTTCCTTACCCGTTAGGATGGACGGCGGCGAAACGAAGGTCTTCACTGGGTACAGAGTGCAGTACAGCGACGCCAGGGGGCCATCGAAGGGCGGAATCAGGTACCACCCGAACGTCTCGCTCGACGAGGTCAAGGCGCTAGCCGCCTGGATGACCTGGAAGTGCAGCATCGCTGACATACCATTCGGCGGCGCAAAGGGCGGAATCATTTGCGACCCGAAGCACATGTCACAGGGAGAGATCGAGAGGATGACCAGGCGCTACACGGCCGCGATCGCGGACTTCATCGGACCCTACAGGGACATCCCGGCTCCTGACGTCTACACGAACGCTCAGATCATGGCCTGGATAGTCGACACCTACAGCGCTTTGAAGGGATACATGGTGCCCGAAGTGGTCACGGGCAAGCCAGTTGCCATCGGAGGGTCTCTGGGGAGGGACACAGCCACCGGCAGGGGGGCAGTGTTCTGCACCGTGGAGGCCGCCAAGGTGAAGAAGATGGACCTCAAGAGGTCAACATTCGCGGTGGAAGGGTACGGGAACGCAGGCGCCAACTACGCAGACATCCTGCAAGGATACGGGGCAAAGATGGTCGCCGCTAGCGACTCCAGGGGGGGAGTCATGAGCAAGGCGGGGATTGACGCGAAGAAACTCCTGCAGTTCAAGGAGAAGAACGGCTCCGTGGTCGGGATGCCGGGAACGCAGCAGATCTCCGACCGCGAGCTACTGCAGTTCGACGTGGACATCCTCTGCCCAGCCGCTCTCGAGAACACCATCACGCCGGACGTGGCGAAGGGCATCAAGGCGAAGATGATAGCGGAGTGCGCAAACGGCCCAACCACCCCGGAGGCAGACAAGGTCTTCGAGAAGAACGGCGTCTTCCTCATCCCGGACGTGCTCGCGAACTCGGGCGGAGTGATCGTGAGCTACCTGGAGTGGGTCCAGAACTTGGACAGAGTCAGGTGGACCGAGGAGGAGGTCAACACGAAGCTAGAGGCCAAGATTACAGGAGCCTTCAGAGACGTCCATGCCACGGCCAACAAGCACAGCACAACCATGAGGACGGGCGCGCTTGTCGTCGGCGTTGGCAGAGTGGCAGACGCGATAAGGACTCTCGGCATCTGGCCGTAG
- the tpiA gene encoding triose-phosphate isomerase has product MRTLIINFKNYPQALGAGSVKLAKTAAKVAADLDVEVIVAPPNPMLALVASKVEIGVFSQSVASVVGDKTTGSVLPEAVKGAGATGTILNHSESRLPRIAIETLVPRLKKLRLDVCLCARSSTEAASLAGLKTEYIAVEPPALIGSGVAVSTAKPRLVSNTVAAARSAGYRGKILCGAGIVSGDDVRRAVELGADGVLVASSVVKDLNWAAKIRELARSLC; this is encoded by the coding sequence ATGAGGACTCTGATAATCAACTTCAAGAACTATCCCCAAGCGCTCGGCGCCGGCTCCGTGAAGCTTGCGAAGACTGCCGCAAAGGTGGCCGCTGACCTCGATGTTGAGGTCATCGTGGCTCCGCCAAACCCGATGCTCGCGCTAGTAGCCTCGAAAGTCGAGATAGGAGTGTTCAGTCAATCGGTCGCAAGCGTTGTCGGAGACAAGACCACTGGGTCAGTCCTGCCCGAGGCCGTGAAGGGGGCGGGCGCGACAGGAACGATACTCAACCACAGTGAATCTCGGCTGCCGCGTATAGCGATAGAGACTCTCGTCCCTCGACTAAAGAAACTGCGCCTCGATGTTTGCCTCTGCGCGAGGAGCAGCACTGAGGCCGCGTCGCTTGCGGGGCTGAAGACGGAGTACATTGCAGTTGAACCGCCCGCCCTCATCGGGTCAGGAGTGGCGGTCTCGACAGCGAAGCCCCGGCTAGTAAGCAACACGGTCGCAGCCGCCAGGAGCGCTGGCTACAGGGGGAAGATCCTGTGTGGCGCCGGGATAGTGAGCGGGGACGATGTGAGGAGGGCCGTGGAACTCGGAGCCGACGGTGTCCTCGTCGCAAGCAGCGTCGTGAAGGACCTCAACTGGGCGGCCAAGATTCGAGAACTTGCTCGTTCTCTATGTTGA